The Dendropsophus ebraccatus isolate aDenEbr1 chromosome 10, aDenEbr1.pat, whole genome shotgun sequence genome has a segment encoding these proteins:
- the LOC138766120 gene encoding rho-related GTP-binding protein RhoU-like, whose translation MPPQEMSMEYTSHFAPPVPPHKPKPLPSTGGQERNLKCVLLGDGAVGKTSLLVSYTTNGYPTRYIPTAFDDFSALVQVANTPVKLQLCDTAGQDEFDKLRHFCYPKTDVVILCFSVVSPSSFQNISEKWITEIQTHCPNVPLVLVGTQCDLREDVKVLIQLARYREKPVPPSSARALAEKIGAVAYVECSALTQKNLKEVFDTAILSGIRYSDLRNQRERKMAATASKMKTLSKAWWKKYVCV comes from the exons ATGCCCCCCCAGGAGATGTCCATGGAATACACGTCACACTTTGCACCCCCTGTGCCACCCCACAAGCCTAAACCCCTTCCATCCACTGGAGGTCAAGAAAGAAACCTAAAATGTGTCCTACTAGGAGACGGGGCAGTAGGGAAGACCAGCCTTCTGGTCAGCTACACCACCAATGGTTACCCAACACGATACATCCCCACCGCCTTTGATGACTTCTCAG CTTTGGTGCAAGTCGCGAACACGCCTGTCAAGCTGCAGCTCTGTGACACCGCAGGGCAG GATGAATTTGACAAGCTGCGTCACTTCTGCTACCCCAAAACCGACGTGGTCATCCTGTGTTTCAGCGTTGTGAGCCCATCTTCTTTTCAGAACATATCGGAGAAATGGATCACAGAGATACAGACCCACTGCCCCAACGTGCCGCTCGTCCTGGTGGGCACGCAGTGCGACCTTCGAGAGGATGTCAAAGTCTTAATCCAGTTGGCACGGTATCGGGAGAAACCTGTGCCCCCTTCTTCTGCCAGGGCCCTCGCTGAAAAAATTGGAGCGGTTGCCTACGTCGAATGCTCCGCTCTTACACAAAAGAACCTGAAAGAGGTCTTCGACACGGCCATCCTGTCCGGCATCCGGTACTCTGACCTCAGAAACCAGAGGGAGAGAAAAATGGCCGCCACCGCTAGCAAGATGAAGACACTCTCTAAAGCTTGGTGGAAAAAGTACGTGTGCGTGTAA